TATATCTTAGAAGTAGCTTTGGGAATGTTTGGAAACAAgaataacataattaaaaagaaatataatgttgtttgaaaatatgaatagaattatattaaaaaaataatgggcttatgttattaCAAAAATTGAAGtccattatattttaaaaaattatatgtttggaccagatttaaaatatacgaaaatgaTTCAATCTAATTACTTTTTGTGCAACTGGTCCAATCTAATtaactaaaaacatattttgtctaaattaatcattaaacaaaattcaaaacaaaaattgattcaaaaatatacatgtattcaaaaattgatttttactaatttattttccaataaccattataaaattgttttcaatatatatataaaatacaatacaaatgAACTAATAGATTGAGTAAACAtcctttctaatttttttaaggaCCACCAAAATAGAATTAGATATACAATAATAGAAATAGCTATAATATTTGGGTTACAATATCAAATaaacaatgaaacaaaaaaattaatataggAATGTATTAGTATTCCTTTCGTATTACAAATACAATAATagtcaaataataatatataacgggaccataatttttaaaatccaacaattattaattaattatgaatttataatattcttacaaattaaaGCAAACACCTCGTGCGTAGTTATTATTAATATACtaacaaaattttggtttgtGAACATCAACTTGTGTGCTTTTATTAGTTGATAACTCATTTTCTTTCTTAGAAATAAAGAAACGACAATTTTAGCTTTTAAGTTTGGAATATTATTTTGGAATATATCCCAAAACTGAATAAATTATGATCACTACAAGTTTTGgcatcttaaaaaaaaagaataatttgaaaatagCGAACATGGTTGAGGTTGACAACAAatcatttgaaaataaatatgaaaaagaaattaatataaGTGATTTTAAGAATATTAATGAAGAGGTATTACTGTAATTTAAGATCCGACATATGCATGTATTGTCAGCGCGTGTCGGCCGTCGAAGTCGGCAACCCCCTTAACCTCTCCATCCAATACAATTCAAACATCTGTCTTGTTCTtatattagtatttgttttaAGTAACATTAACCATATCgaactttaattaattaattagccAACTCTTTTATTATAACTATATTTCATAACTATTGTACGGTTTTCTGTAGATTTTAATGACTATCATAAACTCTCTTTTTTGTGCACATGACTATCATAAACTCAAATACAGATTCAAACGTTCAAATCTGCAGTTTTCTACAGCAACTGAGAAATTCTAAAattaaatctcttaaaaccgttttaaaaattgaatttcAAACTAAAATCAATACAtaaagtttatttatatttaattgttttttaacaAACAGATCTTAAGAATACTTATTATCTAAGCATATCCATCCAAATTCTAActaatcattgttaccaacaTTAAGAAAGatactttctcaaaaaaaaaacatttaagaaaaataacagCAGACcatcatatatgttttatttttattagctGCCACATTTAGTAAGAAGATAGGTATGTGAGTATTTATAGTATAATAGCATTATCAGTGTAGAGGATTTCAACCAAAATCTCTCAAatgtatatgtaaatatttatgttttaacatGGATATCTCAAAATGATGAAAGAcccattttaaaatcttttatttgagatattttaaatatgtcttttataattttgagatatctatattataatataaatatatatgcatatatgtgagcaattttttaaaaatatctttcattaaaaatatttaagagtTTTTAAAgtactttataataaaaatagaaaaggagagaaaataataagaacTTTTCATTTGAAAATCCATATTTGGTAAAAGCCATCTAATCAGTTGTCAGAATGTAAatggtttaaatttaattattgaatacaacatataaaaataataattttatagttgaGAAATCCAGTTAGGATATTTCAGTGTTGGACGTGGTATAATCCGTCTTGAAATAAAGAGGGTTCAGTTACAATGTGAATGTCGGTGAAAAATGGACCTCTCGTTGTGTTGACCATACTGTAGTTCGACCAAGAACCAATGTGTCAAAAGCTATTTATTATACATCACATATTATTATCTTCACTCTACGACAAAAACAGAAGAAAATCTAtcaaactacaaaaaaaagagaaatatatctataaagtaaGAAATTTCAAAATTCTAATACAACAGGAATAGGAACCTAAATTTTATgtcatttcaaaatttcaaagctacattacatttatttttcaatattgacacttcattttgttattttgtataaaaaccAAACACCATACCAGAAtgatttaaaagaaattatgagTATCTTGAAgaagttgtttctttttgtgtgtttaataatTAGAATGTCCCCTTAATAATACCGTTGCTAATGCAAATCTAATATTCAAAACCATTTGAAAAAGATACTATAATCGTTTTGATTAAACAATAAACAGAATCTTTCTTTTCACTAAAAGAAtaaacttatataaattataaaacaaatctaTTGTGTGCACTCACAAGTTTAGGCTTTATTGACTTCAGAAGAACTTCTCCATCCTTTTCTTTCCActtaacataaatttttttcctcttcaaaaaaaatttcaatcggTATTAGCCACAGCCATAGCCAAAACTCCACCTCTCTGCTTGTTGGGATCGAGAAGTTTGTCTTGAAAATCTCGTAAACTGTTGTATCATACAGTCGTAGAAACTAACCAGAAACAGCATCTcaagaagaaataatatttatactaatgctctttttttttattggtttatgaTCAACATCTATCGGATGCAGATCAATGATTCATGATTGGTATGTGTACTCCTCTGTTTCACCAGATTTTTATGTTCATCTGCGTTTTTTTTCTCTGGgagttaaacaatttttttttgtttcttgtgttcttgttttcTTCCCTCTCTTACTTGACATCCAAGAATCTTCTTTGTTGATTTATGGGTTTTGGTATCGTGATGATTCTGCatctttttatcttcttttccCTTTTTCATATTTAGTCtcgtttggttttgtttttgtctggACACAACACGTTGCTGTTGAGACAACACTGACCTGGGTTGTGTTTCTAACTTCTCACTGATTcaggtctttttttttgtcttcttgtAGTATTGAATCATAAGCCTAAATATAGCTATTGTGATAAATATAAACGGCGAGGATATTGAAACTATGGATGCTAATGAAGTTGAAGAAAATTTCTTTGCCCCTGGTGATGCCAAGGTATCTGAATCAAGTCCATATCCAGTTTTTGTTGAGATCTCTCCATCTATATTCTTCTTTGTTTATCCTAGTTCACATCTTGTATTACATTGATAACTAATACTTTCATTCTATGCTTTTAGTTCTTGATTTAtcatagtttaataattaagaaCTGTAAATGAGTGTCTTAACAGATTCCTGGTTCAGGTGCATGGAGAAATGTGCAATGCCCTTTCAGTGATCTACTGCAAGATAATGACTATTTTCCCTTCTCTCGAAGATGCTCGGCCGAGAAGCAAATCTGGAATTCAAGCTTTATGTTCACTTCACGTAGTTTTAGAAAAAGTGAAGAACATTCTACACCATTGCACTGAATCTAGTAAACTATATTTGGTAACCTTTCTTTTtctgttctttaaaaaaaattcagttcCTTCTTGTGGAGACTCTCTAGCTAACAAGCTGCTTTGTCATGTAGGCTATAACAGGAGATTcagtagttttaaaatttgacaAGGCCAAATCTTCTCTTATAGATAGCCTTAGGCGTGTTGAAGACATAGTCCAACAGTCCCTTGGCTCTAAGGTAGTTACTTCTCTGTGTTCCTGTCTCTTTGTACTCTTGTTTTGTACTTCCTGTctttatatcttatatttttcagattttggagaTTTTGATGGAACTAGAGAGCACTCAGTTCTCACTTGATCCATTAGAGAAGGAGATCAGTGATCAAATCATTGGACTGCTGCAACAAGGAGGCAACTTCGAAAACTCATCAGACAACAACGAACTTGAGGTTTTCCATCAAGCTGCTACTAGACTAGGCATCACATCTTCAAGAGCAGCACTAACAGAGCGAAGATGCCTCAAGAAACTCATTGAGAGGGCACGTATGGAAGATGACAAGAGGAAAGAATCAATAGTGGCTTACCTTTTACATCTCATGAGAAAGTACTCAAAGCTATTCAGAAGTGAGATATGGGATGACAATGATTCACAAGGTAGTAGCTCATTGCCTTGTTCACCGACCATTCAGGGCTCTCTTGATGATCCACCTGGCCGTGCTTTCGACCGGCAGCTGTCAAAACTGAGTTCATTCAACTTCAGACCTTGTAATAACAACAGGAGATCTTCAGTACAGATGTCTGTTCCTCCAGAAGAACTGAGGTGTCCGATATCATTACAGCTTATGTATGATCCTGTTATCATCGCCTCTGGACAAACGTATGAGAGAATTTGTATTGAGAAATGGTTTAGTGATGGACACAACACATGTCCTAAAACTCAGCAGCAGCTCTCTCATCTCTGCTTGACTCCTAACTACTGTGTCAAGGCTTTAATCTCTAGTTGGTGTGGACAGAATGGCGTTCAGGTACCTGATGGACCTCCTGAGTCTCTAGATCTTAACTACTGGAGGCTGGCATTGTCTGTGTCCGAGTCCACCGACAACACAAGAACAGCCAAAGGTGTTGGTTCTTGTAAGTTTAAGGATGTGAAGGTGTTTCCTCTGGAAGAAAGTGGAACTATTAAAGAGGAAACATATGAATCTGAATACCAAGAAGCTGAAGTTACTCTTGCTGAACAGTGTACAGAGTTGTTGACCAATTTGAGTGAAGTGGATAACTTAAGGAAAAAGTGCAGAGTTGTTGAGCAAATAAGAGTACTGCTAAAAGATGATGAAGAGGCCAGGATCCTCATGGGGGGAAATGGTTGTGTGGAagctttgcttctttttttagGAGCAGCTCTCCATGAAAAAAATGATTCAGCTCAGAAAGTTGGAGCCATGGCTCTCTTTAACTTGGCTGTGGACAACAACAGGTATTACTAAATACTCCCttctttaaaaatatactagGGTAGCCCGCCCTATGGACGGGttatcaaataaacaaataaaataaattacttaaaatattaatcttaTTTTAAACTGAAAGTAAAATTAACTTTCAtgcttttttattaaaacaatttaactatttattttaaaaaccgtaaacttattaattattaaaattaattttccgATGAGCCAAACCTACATCTAATCGATCTTTCTCAGCGACCGTATGCACAGCCTCATATTCAATGCAATATAGAAACCTAGGAAGAACGAATTCTTTTGGTAGGATTGGAATCACATGAAGAGTATTCAACCCCGGGGCCGTGAGTACAGTGGAAATGGTGACGATCACGTGTTCTTCAACCCTGACTCGGTGTGTTTACGACGGCTGAAACCTTGGCTGACTTTTCCGACcaagtgaagaagatgaagataccATTAAGAGGCCAAAAGAAAACGTATGAGGAGCCCATCAGAACAATTTAATAAGCCCAAGTACAATACATTATCGAAACATGAAGAAGATTTAAGGCATGACACGTGGCGAGTTGTGAGGGAGTGACTTAATTACGTGGCGCTGAGGTGTCTTCACAGGAGAGAGAccaacatttttatatatatatagatatatgtcTTGGAGTTTTCACGCCTagtaaattttgattataaatgtggtatttttgtgattaattatttttcacaaCTTTTATTCAATCAGAATTCAATAAACACAATTATTTTCTTCGATTAATTGTCATTATTacctaataaaaatacattaaaaatataaaaatgtattttttaaaacaattttttctcTTAAAAACATGGATCATTTGAAATAGAAAGAGTATGTTTTGCACAAGTGCCTTATCTACTTTATCTTGTCTTGTATTAACTCTGGAGGATCTCATGTTtggttttttccttttcttgtggGGACTTTCAGGAACAAGGAGTTGATGCTAATATCAGGAATCATTCCTCTACTGGAGGAAATGCTATGTAACCCACATTCACATGGTTCAGTGACAGCACTTTATCTGAACCTCTCTTGTCTTGACGATGCAAAACCCATCATAGGTTCGAGTCTTGCAGTTCCCTTCATGGTGAATCTTCTTTGGACTGAGACTGAAACTCAATGCAAAGTAGACGCCCTTCACGGTCTTTTTCACCTCTCCACCTACCCTCCAAACATTCCTTGCCTTCTATCAGCTGACATCGTCAACGCTCTTCAATCACTCACCACCAGTGATGACCAAAGATGGACGGAGAAGTCCCTAGCTGTCTTGTTAAATCTGGTTTTGAACGAGGCAGGAAAAGAGGAGATGGTTTCAGTACCTGGACTTGTGAGCAACCTCGCCACTGTTCTTGACACTGGTGAACCAAATGAGCAAGAACAAGCAGTTTCTTTGCTTCTAATATTATGCAACCACAGTGAGGTTTGTAGCCAGATGGTTTTACAAGAAGGTGTGATACCTTCTTTGGTGTCTATTTCTATAAATGGGACTCAACGAGGAAGAGAGAGGGCGCAGAAGCTGTTGACACTGTTCAGGGAACTGAGGCAGAGGGATCAAACTCATCTTACAACAGAACCGCATGAAGAGGTGACACTGACAAGCCCTGAAGAGGGTGGATTCACTGTCGCTGCAGCGGTTGTAACAGAGTCTAAACCGCAGTGTAAGTCAGcctcaagaaagaaaatgagaaGAGCATTTAGTTTTCTATTGAAAACCAAGAGCTTCTCAGTTTACCAATGTTGAGAGTTTGTGTTTCCTTTAGTCTTAAAGACATTATGATCTCTTTTTGAAAGTCttggaaacaaaacaaagtttGTATAGTTTTTTGGTAACTGTTTTGTATAAATGCTTTTTGCTCTATAGCTAAAATGCAATTTAAAGATTTGTTAGTACTTcttgtttccatttttttttagagAACAAAAAAGATTTTCATCAGTGGAAGTAAGCCCCGTTCTGGTAAATCCCGTAAGGACCCAAGTGAATTACTGTTTATTGGCCATAATATCTTTTTTGCTGGAGAGACCATGAAGGCTCCACACACGCGTCTCAGCCGCTATGCCCCTCCAAGCACAAGACTCTCTCGTTACCGAGGCCGCATCTCTGCGGATAGGTGGCCCGGCGACTTTCCTGGACTCTAGCTTTTACAAGCCCATTGCCCAATCACTTCTTCAACTGACAGTTGTTGATCCCTTTGATTGTTTcttataattatacacttgtGATACTAGATACATAGCCGATGTGGGAGGTTGCTCGTTTCTAGATCATAGTCATAaagtcttttcttttaaaaaagtaaaatagaTTGACAAGAAAGATTGAGAAACATTGCGCATGAATGGTCGACCATTAAGGGACTGATTATTTCCACCACACGACCAATCATGCGCAATGTTTGTTCAGTTGAAATGTCATGGGTGGCTCACATCAAAAGAAAGATTGAGAAACTAAATATCAGAAAACTGATCAATCCTCCTACAGTCCTACTTCATTCCATTCTTGTTCTAGCTTTCTTTCACTTCTGGTTTGGTGATGTAGTAATTGATTGGTCTTGTAAAATCTACCTTATATATAGCGGTGCACCGGCTAACACATTCAACGAATTTGAGGAGAAGAACACGGTGTTGTCTAGGAACATTAACAATGCAGAAATACTACCTGCAGTTTCAGAAAATGGGGAGAGTAGGATTGAAGCAGACAGATAACGCTTTCTCGCTCGTTGAGGACAGAAATAAAGTTATATAAACAAAGTGTCAATTATAGAAGCTTAATTTAAGATCTTGACTTAGCTCAATTTTTCTTCTTGTTATCTCTCTTTTACATATATTTCACGCAGTTTGGAGATAACTTGTACAACAGACTTAGTAACTAGTAAGTACATATTAGGAAAATGTAAAACAGCATTGATTTATCTTCTTCATTTGGACAAAACATCTTTTCAACTTTGAATACAAAGTGCAACACTATAATTGACACAAGAGTGAAGTATGTATGTATACAGTTTGAGTTGAGAAACTAAAACTGAATCATGTATATGCCATTCTCTAGTAAGGCCGTAAAAAAATGATAACGTTGAcgttcaaataaaatatataaaactataaataagTACACATCaagataataataatcaaatcaaaataaaataaaaacactttaCAATTCATGCCACTAAACGGTAACCGAAATCGTGATCTCCTCCTCTCACAAATTAGCTGCAATAAAACACTCTAAAGCATACAAACATATAAAACAcccaaacaacaacaacaacaacaacaaacattaTGAACAAGCATACAAAAATTTACTAGTAAAAAAAATGGTCACATCACATTATGGAGCAATTGCATTTGTTCTCCAGCTTAGGAGGAGGTTTCAGACTCTCTCCTTTactaggaggaggaggaagtcCAACGTTACCCATCATCGCTGCTGCTTCACTTGCATTTTCATCATTCTCTATATCCACCTCTGTTTTAGCCTCTGTCTCCCTTTGTTTCCGTCTCGCTTTAgaactctgtttcttcttctcctttgttCGTCCATAATTACTACTCCTGTTCGGATTCGACTTTCCAAGTACTGTCACTGTTGGATGCAACATTTCTTCTTCCGCTGCCACATCCTTTGCTTTCTCCATTGCTATTGTTGCAGCCTCGTAAACTAAATCATGGACGATTGAGCTGCAGAATAGTATTGTATCAGTGGCTTCTTCAAGAGTGAGGCTCTTCGTCTCTTTTCCACCTGGACACTCCACTATTACCGTCGACTCAtctgcagagagagagagagagagaccatgtaaataacaaaattgtaaaaaccAAAGCACAGTGAGATGCCAGTATGAGAAATCTGAGTAGGTACCTAAAATTTCATTTACAGGAGCCAAGGAGTTGTGATCTAAAGAATAATCATGTCCCATACTCTTCTCTGAGCAATCTTCCACTGCGTTTAGGTTGCACTCCGACTCTAGAATCTCATCATGAACCCCTATACCATGTTTTTCGGCTGCACAGCTCTCTAGTTCTATTTCTGAGGCTGTCATGGTGGACAAACCGTGTTGAGGAGATTCGTTTCCACCCTTTTCTTGCAGCCTAGAGTGATCATCAGTGACAGGTAATGCTCCTAATTCTGATGTGCTCCTTACATGTGCCGGTGATTCACTTATCTCTACTTTACTCGCATTATTAGCT
The nucleotide sequence above comes from Brassica napus cultivar Da-Ae chromosome A9, Da-Ae, whole genome shotgun sequence. Encoded proteins:
- the LOC106367304 gene encoding U-box domain-containing protein 45 isoform X2 encodes the protein MDANEVEENFFAPGDAKVHGEMCNALSVIYCKIMTIFPSLEDARPRSKSGIQALCSLHVVLEKVKNILHHCTESSKLYLAITGDSVVLKFDKAKSSLIDSLRRVEDIVQQSLGSKILEILMELESTQFSLDPLEKEISDQIIGLLQQGGNFENSSDNNELEVFHQAATRLGITSSRAALTERRCLKKLIERARMEDDKRKESIVAYLLHLMRKYSKLFRSEIWDDNDSQGSSSLPCSPTIQGSLDDPPGRAFDRQLSKLSSFNFRPCNNNRRSSVQMSVPPEELRCPISLQLMYDPVIIASGQTYERICIEKWFSDGHNTCPKTQQQLSHLCLTPNYCVKALISSWCGQNGVQVPDGPPESLDLNYWRLALSVSESTDNTRTAKGVGSCKFKDVKVFPLEESGTIKEETYESEYQEAEVTLAEQCTELLTNLSEVDNLRKKCRVVEQIRVLLKDDEEARILMGGNGCVEALLLFLGAALHEKNDSAQKVGAMALFNLAVDNNRNKELMLISGIIPLLEEMLCNPHSHGSVTALYLNLSCLDDAKPIIGSSLAVPFMVNLLWTETETQCKVDALHGLFHLSTYPPNIPCLLSADIVNALQSLTTSDDQRWTEKSLAVLLNLVLNEAGKEEMVSVPGLVSNLATVLDTGEPNEQEQAVSLLLILCNHSEVCSQMVLQEGVIPSLVSISINGTQRGRERAQKLLTLFRELRQRDQTHLTTEPHEEVTLTSPEEGGFTVAAAVVTESKPQCKSASRKKMRRAFSFLLKTKSFSVYQC
- the LOC106367304 gene encoding U-box domain-containing protein 45 isoform X1: MLMKLKKISLPLVMPRFLVQVHGEMCNALSVIYCKIMTIFPSLEDARPRSKSGIQALCSLHVVLEKVKNILHHCTESSKLYLAITGDSVVLKFDKAKSSLIDSLRRVEDIVQQSLGSKILEILMELESTQFSLDPLEKEISDQIIGLLQQGGNFENSSDNNELEVFHQAATRLGITSSRAALTERRCLKKLIERARMEDDKRKESIVAYLLHLMRKYSKLFRSEIWDDNDSQGSSSLPCSPTIQGSLDDPPGRAFDRQLSKLSSFNFRPCNNNRRSSVQMSVPPEELRCPISLQLMYDPVIIASGQTYERICIEKWFSDGHNTCPKTQQQLSHLCLTPNYCVKALISSWCGQNGVQVPDGPPESLDLNYWRLALSVSESTDNTRTAKGVGSCKFKDVKVFPLEESGTIKEETYESEYQEAEVTLAEQCTELLTNLSEVDNLRKKCRVVEQIRVLLKDDEEARILMGGNGCVEALLLFLGAALHEKNDSAQKVGAMALFNLAVDNNRNKELMLISGIIPLLEEMLCNPHSHGSVTALYLNLSCLDDAKPIIGSSLAVPFMVNLLWTETETQCKVDALHGLFHLSTYPPNIPCLLSADIVNALQSLTTSDDQRWTEKSLAVLLNLVLNEAGKEEMVSVPGLVSNLATVLDTGEPNEQEQAVSLLLILCNHSEVCSQMVLQEGVIPSLVSISINGTQRGRERAQKLLTLFRELRQRDQTHLTTEPHEEVTLTSPEEGGFTVAAAVVTESKPQCKSASRKKMRRAFSFLLKTKSFSVYQC